From one Candidatus Methylomirabilota bacterium genomic stretch:
- a CDS encoding alpha/beta hydrolase — MSTVTAKDGTTIYYKDWGPKTAQPLVFHHGWPLSADDWDTQMLYFLEQGYRVIAHDRRGHGRSTQVSDGHDMDHYASDAAAVVTQLDLHDAIHISHSTGGGEATRYVARHGKGRVAKLVLIGAVPPVMVKTAANPGGLPMAVFDGLRQQLAANRAEFYWGFARGPFYSYNRQGAKVSEAVVENWWRQGMMGGAKAHYDGIRAFSETDFTEDLKIIDVPTLVMHGDDDQIVPIADSALLSVKLLKKGTLKVYEKFPHGMCTTHADVVNPDLLAFIKG, encoded by the coding sequence ATGAGCACGGTGACGGCGAAGGACGGTACGACGATCTACTACAAGGACTGGGGTCCCAAGACCGCGCAGCCGCTCGTCTTCCATCATGGATGGCCACTCAGCGCCGACGACTGGGACACGCAGATGCTCTACTTCCTGGAGCAGGGGTATCGCGTCATCGCGCACGACCGCCGCGGTCATGGCCGCTCCACCCAGGTCAGTGATGGCCACGACATGGACCACTACGCTTCGGACGCCGCGGCGGTGGTCACGCAGCTCGATCTACACGACGCCATTCACATTAGCCACTCGACCGGCGGCGGCGAAGCGACGCGCTATGTCGCCCGCCACGGCAAGGGCCGCGTCGCCAAGCTCGTGCTGATCGGCGCCGTACCGCCCGTCATGGTGAAGACCGCCGCGAATCCGGGCGGCTTGCCAATGGCGGTATTTGACGGTCTCCGGCAACAGCTGGCCGCCAACCGCGCGGAGTTCTATTGGGGTTTCGCGCGCGGCCCCTTCTACAGCTACAACCGGCAGGGCGCGAAGGTGTCCGAGGCCGTGGTCGAGAACTGGTGGCGCCAGGGCATGATGGGCGGTGCGAAGGCGCACTACGACGGCATCCGGGCGTTCTCGGAGACCGACTTTACTGAGGATCTGAAGATCATCGACGTGCCGACGCTCGTCATGCACGGCGACGATGACCAGATCGTCCCGATCGCCGACTCCGCGCTGCTCTCCGTGAAGCTTCTCAAGAAGGGCACGCTCAAGGTCTATGAGAAGTTCCCGCATGGGATGTGCACGAC
- a CDS encoding SDR family oxidoreductase → MQIVVIGGTGLVGSKLVTKLREQKHEAVAASPNSGVNTLTGEGLADVLKGAQVVVDVSNSPSFEETAATAFFKTSNRNLLAAEATAGVRHHVALSVVGTDRLSKLGGMGGYFRAKLAQEKLIEASSIPYSIVHATQFFEFVKSIADDATQGNRVRLTPVLIQPMAADDVAAAVARVATGSPVNGIVEVGGPEQFRLDDLIRQALSARNDPREVITDPQAPYFGMALGERTLVANDGARLGETRFKDWLERSARQTPPTTR, encoded by the coding sequence ATGCAGATCGTCGTGATTGGCGGTACCGGACTCGTCGGATCAAAGCTCGTAACAAAGCTGCGTGAGCAAAAACATGAGGCCGTCGCGGCGTCCCCGAATTCAGGGGTCAACACCCTGACCGGCGAAGGACTTGCCGACGTGCTAAAGGGGGCCCAGGTCGTCGTCGACGTCTCGAATTCCCCGTCCTTCGAGGAAACGGCCGCGACGGCGTTCTTCAAGACGTCCAATCGGAACCTCCTCGCCGCCGAGGCCACCGCAGGCGTGCGACATCACGTCGCACTGTCGGTGGTTGGAACGGACCGTCTCTCCAAGCTCGGCGGCATGGGAGGCTACTTCCGAGCGAAGCTCGCTCAGGAGAAGCTCATCGAGGCCTCCTCGATCCCCTACTCGATCGTCCACGCGACGCAGTTCTTCGAGTTCGTCAAGAGCATCGCCGACGACGCCACCCAGGGCAACCGAGTTCGCCTGACCCCCGTACTCATCCAGCCCATGGCCGCTGACGACGTCGCCGCTGCGGTTGCCCGAGTCGCCACGGGATCGCCCGTGAATGGCATAGTTGAAGTCGGGGGCCCCGAACAGTTCCGTCTCGACGACCTCATTCGCCAGGCCCTCAGCGCCCGCAACGATCCGCGCGAGGTCATCACGGATCCGCAGGCACCCTACTTTGGCATGGCGCTGGGCGAGCGCACGCTCGTTGCGAACGATGGCGCTCGCCTCGGCGAAACGCGCTTCAAGGACTGGCTCGAGCGGTCAGCACGGCAAACCCCGCCTACGACACGATAG